The genomic stretch GTTCCTTTTGCACGAAATCTACGAGTGATTCTACAGCCATGGATCTCAGTGGCATGCGGAAAAAATACAAAGGAGACGAAGAGGTGAGAATAAACAAGAGTTTGTATTCCTTACATTCTTGTTATGGCACAAGCTACCTCACTTACCCTTCTAATTTGGGTTGAATGTCAATGGCAAATGCAGATACTTGCATATTCCAGCGGCACAACAATGCCTATCCAGTTTGCCCACATTGTTTCAGTGGTGTATTATTTAGCACTGTTTTGGAGTGTAAATGACCTTGATGACCCTAACATTTCCATCACATTGCACTTTAGTCAAATGTAAAATCTGCTTACAAAGCTGACATTGCCTACGTGCAACGTCTTGTGATGTAATGAAGGGGCATCTCCCAACAGCTCCACCACTGGCGAAAGGGAGCATAACGGCCCtataatatacactatatatgcaaaagtctgtggacaccccttaaaattaGTGGATTCCGGTATTTcatccacacccgttgctgacagttgtatacaatcgagcacacagccatgcaatctctgtAGACAAACAGTGGTAGTAGAATTGCCtttctgaagagctcagtgactttcaacatggcaccatcataggatgtcacctttcccaCAAGTCGGTTTGTAAAATTGCTGcgctgctagagctgccctgtggtgttattgtgaagtggaaacgtctttGGAGCAACAACGGCATagctgcgaagtggtagaccacacaagctcacagaacgggaccgttgagtgctgaagcgcgtaaaaatcttttgtcctcggttgcaacactcactaccaacttCCAAACTGCTtctagaagcaacgtcagcacaagaactgttcctcgggagcttcatgaaatgggtttccatggccgaaaaGGCACACAGAAGTCTAAGATCActatgcacaatgccaagcattggctggagtggtgtaaagcttgctgcctttaaactctggagcagtggaaacacgttctctggaataatgaatcacgcttcaccatctggcagtccgacggacaaatctgggtttggtggatggatgccaggagaacgctacttaccccaatgcatagtgccaactgtaaagtttagtggaggaggaataatggtatggggctgtttttcatggttcaggctctTTATTGTTCCAGTGAAGAAAGTTTTAACaagaggctgttataacagcaaaggggggaccaactccatattaattcccatgattttagaatgagatgttcaacaagcagcTGTCCACATACTAGAATAGAGAATTGTGTCACCTCTAGTCATAACATCTTTATCATCTACAATGTTATGAAGGTTCACCTCACTGCATACACCCCAGTAATTGGAGAGATATCAGAAATGTATTGAAGATGGCATAATAGACATTGCTTAAAATATATTTCCTTAAATGTCAATGTCTGCTTATGTCTTCAATGTAATGTGCATTTTGATGTAAAAGTGTCATTATATTAACATGTCGTAGTGCTTTGAGGAGAATCAGCTCGTGTCTCTGGACCCCATCAAGCAGTTTGGAGATTGGTTTGATCAAGCCACAAAATGTCCTGAAATTGGAGAGCCCAATGCAATGTGCATCGCCACATCCACTAAGTGAGTACCCCCATAAATACTCCATCAAACACAATGCTTGCTTCTTAAGCTCAAATTGTAACACATTTTCAATCAATCTGCTTATTTCTCTGTGAAGAGAAGGACGTCCATCTGCTCGTATGGTCTTGTTAAAAGGCTACAGCGATGAAGGCTTCTGCTTCTTTACCAACTACGAGAGCCGGAAAGGTGGAGAGCTGGTTAGTGTCTGCTACTGTCATAAGTCGGGCATCTTCCTGTCCTCTCAAATGTATGTACTACTGGACTATGCCAAACTATTCTTAGGGTTGGGCAGTATACAGGATTTTACAATATACCGATATTGATgcacggaccggtttgggtttttactttaccttctataacagTTTTTGAATGTATGgttttgttaaatgtgatatgtGTGTAACGTCTATTTTTATAGTTTACACCTTCTACTTGAGTCATCCTTCTCCGCTCTCTATATCTATGCCGCTTTCCACACAGACATAGCCCCGCCCCttgtcactcaaggagcgcatttgtTGTTGCGAGACACTTccgttcagtctgcatggtcaatccagcacatgcaacaatgttgatgacaacgatgttATTTCCACTTGTCTTCTTCATTTAAATCCACAAGCGTTCTATAATTACACAATTAGTTTGTgttacatctgcaaacagctacATTGTCTTTTCTCAGCACGTTTTAGCTAAATCCTGTTAGCTGCTAATCGCTAGTTAGctggcagtgtggaaatgatctaaaatgagtgcaggaaatgcagcGATTGATGATTAGGTTGAAGTtaaattgaacagtataaaacaatcagaaggAAGAAAGACCCATTAAAATCATGTAGAATGTATGTATTGCCACCGTAGCATCacgcactactcataaagcaaatgtagaacttttattattaaaaaaaaaaaaattgtaaattACCATCAACACTAAAAACTACTGTGATATGATATTTGGGCCATATCGCCAAGCCCTTGTGTTACTTGTGTTTGCAGACTTTACATCAGAATTTTTCATTTCCCTTCCTGTAGGAGAGCAACCCTTACGCATGTCTGTGTTTTTACTGGGAGCCCATCAACAGGCAGGTATGTGCTTCATTTGACCTCTTAAAATGTAGCCTACTTGTCAACCCATTGTTTTAATATCTTCAAATATCTTTGATTTTCAAAAACACATTGTGATGTGGttaattaatgaattaattaACTAATGCAGGATGACACTGAATTTGCTGTACAGTAGTTGGCACTACCcttgagaatgtgtgtgtgcagaTCCGTATCGAGGGCAATGTGGAGAGAATCCCCTACCAGAGCTCCTGTGACTACTTCCACTCCCGGCCCAAGAGTAGCCAGATCGGGGCCATTGTGAGCAGACAAAGCACTGCCGTCCCTGACAGAAATGTAAGAACCAGTCCATGCTACTCCACTGTATTATTGCCATCCACCATTGAGAGACTTATTGCCTCAAAATTAGGGAAATTAATGAAATATGTTCATTCTGGGCAATTCCAGGCCAGGAT from Oncorhynchus keta strain PuntledgeMale-10-30-2019 chromosome 24, Oket_V2, whole genome shotgun sequence encodes the following:
- the LOC118357651 gene encoding pyridoxine-5'-phosphate oxidase-like, which gives rise to MRRIPSFSTLKNISEIGQYFHPRASLTACCRALFSRSFCTKSTSDSTAMDLSGMRKKYKGDEECFEENQLVSLDPIKQFGDWFDQATKCPEIGEPNAMCIATSTKEGRPSARMVLLKGYSDEGFCFFTNYESRKGGELESNPYACLCFYWEPINRQIRIEGNVERIPYQSSCDYFHSRPKSSQIGAIVSRQSTAVPDRNYLRQKNVELEEKYKDTDVPMPDYWGGYIVKPYMIEFWQGQTNRLHDRIVFTRPKHGESVLEEHQHHAEAGWVYQRLSP